A stretch of DNA from Gimesia chilikensis:
GGCAACATGAGCGAAACCGCCAAATGCCTCGGCCTGCACCGCTCCAACCTCTACCGCAAAATGGGCCAGCTGGAAATGCAGGAAGCCAGCGACATGTCCGAAGAAGACGACGACTAAGGGTCGGTTACTCTGGCAATCTTGAATTGAATGAAAACACGCGCTGGCCATCTTTGAGTGACAGACATTCGATGCCGATGGAACTGGTATTACAATGAAACAGGAAGACTTTGCCCTTCCTGACCCGGAATTCGGAGAACCAGGCACCCAGCTTGGTCCCTACCCACATCGTATCCAGCTTTGTCTGCCAGTATAATTTAGGATGCTCCTGATTGTCTTCTGTCGCAATACACGTCAAGACGGGATTGACCGGTCCATCCTGATGTAGAACAAAAACAGCACGTCCCTGGCTGGCAATCCCCGTCACGCGAATGGGATCTTCCTCTTTCAATGCTTTTTCGATTCTGCCTTTTAGTTCCTCTGGATAATCGGCATGCGCAGATTCTCCTTCGAAAGCTTTCTCGTCTTCGTCAAAACTTGCGGTTCCTGTATAGCTGATGAATTCTCTGTCTGCATAAACATATGGAAAAGTATGCAGTCCTTTCTTCTGATAGTCTGAAAATGGCCGGTACCTGACATCAAATATTGTTTTCACCTCAGAGTTGAAACTTGCTCTTAACAGATTTCTGGACCAGGCATGAGGAATAGAAACTTTGAGCCGCCCCTCGACAAAGCCCAGAAACTCGCGTGAGTATTTTTGCGGTATGGGGATATTTGCGGCCCCCCTGTCAGACCCCAACAAAAGCGCATCCGTCTGCTTTTCCAGTCGCTGCCAGGCAGCTGAAAGAGCAACCGAATCAGATTCGTCATAGCAGAGCCCATTTATTTCACTGGCAGTCCGCGACAGAAACAACTTTCGAGCTGCTTCTCCTTTGGAATACCCCGACGCAGCTCGCAGGAATTTCAGACGCAGTCGCTCCACTTCAGATAATTCTGACTCATCAACCTCAGGAACCTTAGCTTCTTCACCGGGTTGCCTTGCTCCCGCCGCCAGGAATAATTTTCTGATCTTCTTTTTTTCCAACGCTTTCTGTTTCTCAGTCTCGTCATATAACTCATACAACTCGGGGTCCACCAGACCGGGCATTGCGGTAAATCCGCGCTTATCTTTAATATTCAGATTCGCCCCAGCCTCGATCAGCAATTTCACACTTTCCGCATTGGGTTCCGAGACGGCCCAATGCAGGGGCGTCTCTCCCTCACCATCTTGTACATTGAGCCGGGCTCCCCGTTTGATCATTGCCTTGAGCACTGTGGGACTTTTTGTCGCCCGATGTAACGGAGTAATATCATCCGTTCCATCGATATAAACCCCCGTTTTCGTATTGGGATCTGCTCCCGCTTTGAGTAAAGCCAGCGAAAGCGGATCGTGCCCCTGATAAATTGATGTACTCAGCGCGGTTGAGCCATACCCATCATCCAGGTCAAGTTTCGCTCCTTGATCGATCAACAACTTTGCAATAGCCACACGTCGTTTGTCGCGTTCCTGAATCAACCGGGGATCAATCTGTTTGCGTTTTTCTTCCGCTCGATCACGAGCTTCAGAAGTATTCTCGGTCATTTTCTCCGGCTGAGGTTCGCGGTGGCTGTGGGCAACCGCCAGGAGAGGCGTCCATTTATCAGAGCCGTAAGGCGAATAACCCAGCGACCATATATCCTGAAATAGCTCACCATCATAAAAACCAAGACGGGCATCAGGTTTCGCTCCCGCCTGCAGCAGGCTCTTCACCTGTGCCACATCCAGTTGAAACGCAGCGATTACAAGTCGTTGATCGCGCGTGTATTTCCGTGGTTCCTCTTCTGCCCAGGCATTTGTGGTGATCAGGAGAAACAATGTGAGAAAAGAGAGGCGGCTGAGCATGGTACAGTCCTCATGGTCAGTGAGCAGAAGGGTTCTCGGAAAAACTACCTGTAGTGTATCAGGTTCGTGCCCCCCTCGTCCAAAACTAATTCAGCAAAGCAGGAGGGGTGAGAGTCGTAATTTAGCCAGTCCAGAATCTACCCCGTCCGCCAACAAATCCACACAACAGCATATCCAAATGTAACATCCGGGTGCTTCACCCTGTAATTCTTTCACATTAGGAAGCATCCTCCCCCCGCCGACTTCATCCCTCAGCTTGCCAGCTTACCAGGATTATCGTTTTTCAGAACTGGCATCCGATTTGCCTTGTCTTCTCCCCAGACTGCGGGCATTCGAAAACCATCTGTATTCAAGGAGGATCGGGTTATGGAAATCATGCTGACCATGTTACTGGGTGTGGCCACGGCAGCAGGCCCCGCAGTCATCAACGCAGACTTCGAACAGAAAGACGTCCGCACCGGCCTGCCGACCGGCTGGTCTTACACTTCGCTACCGGGCAGACAACACCTGGTGAATTACCAGACCACGCAGGTCACTGCAGCACAAAAACAGGGCAGCGCGCTGTCCATCACCGTCGCCTCGGATCACCCCGAGCAGATCGTCGCCTACAACATTCACCAGGACCTGCAAGGGCTGACTCCCGGCAAAGCCTACCGCGTCTCTGCCCGCGTCTGCACTAAGGGTTTGAAAACGATGCCCATGATCGTCGTCCAATGCATCGACGCTAGCGGTAGAAAGTTCGTCGGGATGGCACGTTCTCCGCAGCGTGATCTCCCCGGCGACCTCGATTCCTGGGAACAGATTCATACCGACATCTTCGTCCCCGAAGGGACTTCAACCGTCCGACTGCGCATCGGTATCCCCGCAGCAGGCAACGCCGGCGGCACCGCCATCATCGACGACGTCGACATCGTCGAGATGAATTAAGGTTCGCATCCCATAGAAACGTAGGGGCTGGCCTGTGTGCCAGCCCGCATTCAACGCCCCTTATTTGAAACCACTCTGTCAGCGGGTGGGCTCGGATAAAATCCGAGCCGAGCGCAGCGAGCAGGAGGTCCCGGTTCTCGCGTCCCCATCAGAGCAGCCTTTCCCAACCCTCAAAACCTAAAGAGCAAGGCCCATCTCATCCACGGACGACATTCACACCGCGACCACCTGTTACCTGCTGCAGTTAAAGATTAAATCAGGAACAAAAAAAGCCGGCCCTCAACGAGCCGGCTTTTCTTTTATTACTTCACGACGAGTATCAACTACTCACCCCGCAGCCGTTTGCCCAGCTTGCCGACTTCGGCCGCCAGTTCCTTGCGGGCTTCGCCCAGACCTTCGGGAGTCAGGTTGCCCCCCTTGAGGTAGTC
This window harbors:
- a CDS encoding ankyrin repeat domain-containing protein, whose product is MLSRLSFLTLFLLITTNAWAEEEPRKYTRDQRLVIAAFQLDVAQVKSLLQAGAKPDARLGFYDGELFQDIWSLGYSPYGSDKWTPLLAVAHSHREPQPEKMTENTSEARDRAEEKRKQIDPRLIQERDKRRVAIAKLLIDQGAKLDLDDGYGSTALSTSIYQGHDPLSLALLKAGADPNTKTGVYIDGTDDITPLHRATKSPTVLKAMIKRGARLNVQDGEGETPLHWAVSEPNAESVKLLIEAGANLNIKDKRGFTAMPGLVDPELYELYDETEKQKALEKKKIRKLFLAAGARQPGEEAKVPEVDESELSEVERLRLKFLRAASGYSKGEAARKLFLSRTASEINGLCYDESDSVALSAAWQRLEKQTDALLLGSDRGAANIPIPQKYSREFLGFVEGRLKVSIPHAWSRNLLRASFNSEVKTIFDVRYRPFSDYQKKGLHTFPYVYADREFISYTGTASFDEDEKAFEGESAHADYPEELKGRIEKALKEEDPIRVTGIASQGRAVFVLHQDGPVNPVLTCIATEDNQEHPKLYWQTKLDTMWVGTKLGAWFSEFRVRKGKVFLFHCNTSSIGIECLSLKDGQRVFSFNSRLPE